The sequence below is a genomic window from Streptomyces sp. NBC_00289.
CGTCGGGCGGGGCTGCGGCGCGTAGAGGACCTGTTCCACCGCGTCCGCCACCCGGTGCACGGCGGCCGCCGTCGTCGGGTCGAGATGGCCGAGTGCGACGATCCTGGCCGCCGCCTTGCGCGGGGTCAGCGATTCGTCCGGTGGAATCCCGAAGTCCCAGGCCGTGTCCGTCAGCTCCTGCCAGACGGTCAGGGTGTGCCGCGCCGCGTCCGCCTCGGTGCGGCCGTGCGCGCCTAGGCGTACGGCTCTGGTCCGCAGCCGCCACAGCATCGGCGACAGCGGAAGCAACACGACGGCGAGCCCGCCGAAGACCCAGGCCAGCAACATCCACCACTTCGGGCCGTCGTCCCCGGAGGCCGCCACCGCCTGCGCGGACTCGCTCGGGCACGCCTCGAGCTTCTTCAGCTGCGCCGAGCAGCTCTCGCTCGCCGAAGGGGCGGTGGAGGGCGACGTGGACGTCCCCGCGGACGGCCGCGCCACGTCGGGGAGCGAGCTGCCCGAGGAGTCCGGCACGGTGTACGACGGCACCGAGCCCCGGTTCGGGGTCGGCTCGAAGCGGGTCCAGCCCACGCCCTCGAAGTAGAGCTCGGGCCAGGCGTGGGCGTCCTTCAGCCCCACCGACACCGACTGGTCCGCCTGCGGGGTACCGGGCGCGAAGCCCACCGCGACCCGGGCCGGTATGCCCAGGGTGCGGGCCATCGCCGCCATGGCGAAGGAGAAGTGGACGCAGAAGCCCTGTTTGTCCTTCAGGAAGCGGGCGATTGCCTCGGAACCGCTGCCTGCCTGCACCTGGGTGTCGTACTCGAAGCCGCCGGTGATGGAGAAGTAGTCCTGCAGCGCGACCGCCTGCTCGTACGGGTTCGTCGCGCCCGTCGTGACCTCGCGAGCCGTCTTCGCCACCACCGAGGGCAGCGAGTCCGGGAGCTTGGTGTAGTCGCGCTCCAGGGCGGCCGGCGGCTTGGGCGCCGATGCGAGCTGCTCCGCCGTCGGCTGCACGTCCAGGCTCTTCACCTCGTACGTCGCGCCGCGCGTGTTCTGGCCGTGGTCGCCGACCAGCGTCATGCCCACGGGCTCGTAACGCCAGTTGCCCTTGATGTTGACACCGCTCGGCGGGTACGGCATCGGAAGCCAGTCCTGGGCGTACCAGTTCGCCGCGGCGACCGTGGTGGCGATCTCGGTGCGCTTGATGTCGGGGGAGAGGCCGGTGGGGGTGGGGAACTCGTCCGGCACGCCGACGATGTGCCGCTTGGACGGCTTCCACGTGGTGCCGTCGAAGTCGTCCAGGGACACGATCCGCAGGTACATGTCCGAGAGGTCGTTGCTGCTGGTCTTGAGGGACAGGACCTGGCGGTCCTCGTCCACGTTGAGACTGTCGCGCAGCGACACCAGCGGGTTCACGGCGGAGATCGTGCCGCCGCTCCCGGTGCCGGAGCCCACGCCCGCCCCGGTGCCCTCCAGGAGTCCGCCGCTCATCGCCGGCAGGGCGAGCGGCACCACCAGGGCGAGTCCCAGCGCGACCACGCCGATGCGCCGCCCGGTACGGACGGGCGCCACGGCCGACGCGGACTCCACGCCCGGAGAGCGCGGCGCACCGCCGAAGACCCGACCCCACTGCGAGAGCCGGTCCCGCCCCTCGGCCAGGAGCATCAGCAGATAGCCGGTCGCCGCGATCAGGAACCACACCCAGTCGCCGGCGCCCTCGGACAGCCCCGCCGCGACCGAGTACAGAGCGAGCAGGGGGAGTCCGGCCGGGGCGGCGCTGCGGAAGGTCACCGCGAGGGTGTCCACCGCCAGACCGATCACCAGCACCCCGCCGACGAGCATCAGCCGGATGCCGTCGGAGGTCAGCGGCGCCGGGATCGCGTACCGGGCGATGTCGTCGCCGCCCTGCCGGAGCAGGTCGGCGAAGTGCCGGAAGGCGTCGGGGCCGGGGATCAGCCCGGCGATGGCCTGCTCCCGGGCGAAGCTCAGGGTCAGCAGCATCAGCGTGACGAAGGCCTGCGCGGCCAGCGTCAGCGGCCGGGCCAGCGGAATGCGCCGGGTCGCCGCGCCCACCATGGTCTGGATGCCGAGCAGAACGGCCGCCTGGAGGATCCAGGTGGCCGGATCGACCAGGGGCAGCAGGGCGCAGGCCGACATCAGCGTGGCCGCCCAGGCGAACAGTGCCAGTCGGGCCCGACCGCTCATGACCACCCACCCCCGTCGCTCGTCCGGCCCGCGGCGCCGGTGCTCGTGCGCTCCCGCTCCGCCTGGCGCCACAGCTCGCTCAGCGAGGCGCCCCGGGGTACGCGCACGGCCGTCCAGCCCGCCTCGCGCAGCATCCGCAGACGCTCCCCGCTCTCCTCCAACGGGCCGGACACGTCGGTCGGTTCCCGCACCCAGTCCTCGCTGTCCAACAGGAAGGCGACCGCGCCTCCGCTGCGCCGGCGCATCTTCGCGACCACGGCGGCCTCCTCCTCGTCGAGGTCGCCGAGGAAGGCGAGCAGCAGTCCTTCGTTGCCGCCGCGCAGCACGTCGTAGGCCCGCGACAGGCCTGTGCCGTCCGAGTGGTCGACCACCGCGAGGGTGTCCATCATCAGTCCGGCCGCGTCCGCCGACTCCTGGCTCGCGCCCGCGAACCCGTCGGCGCCCTCGCCCGGCACGGCGGTCCCCGTGTCGGTCAACAGCCGTGCCGAGAAGCCGCGTTCGAGCATGTGGACCAGGGCGGACGCGGCGCCCGACACGGCCCACTCGAAGGCCGAGTCGGGGCCCGCGCCGGCGAAGGCGACGCCCCGGGTGTCGAGCAGGACCGTGCAGCGGGCGCGCTGCGGCTGTTCCTCCCGGCGCACCATCAGCTCGCCGTAGCGCGCGGTGGAACGCCAGTGGACGCGGCGCAGGTCGTCGCCGTAGCGGTACCCGCGCGGGATGATGTCGTCCTCGCCGGCCAGGGCGAGCGACCGGTGCCGCCCGTCGCCGTACCCCTTCGCCTCGCCGCTGAGCCGTACCGGCGGCAGCGGTTCCACGCGCGGGATCACCGTCAGGGTGTCGTACGTGGAGAAGGAGCGGGTCAGTTCGCACATGCCGAACGGGTCGGTCAGGCGCAGCTGGAGCGGGCCCAGCGGGTAGCGGCCGCGCAGGTCGGAGCGGACGCGGTAGGACACCTCGCGGCGGCCGCCCGGCTCCACCCGGTCGAGCACGAAGCGGGGGCGGGGGCCGAGGACGTAGGGCACCCGGTCCTGGAGCATCAGCAGGCCGGTGGCCAGCCGGGAGACGTTGTCCATGCGCAGATGGACGCGGGCCTCGCTGCCGGCGGGCACGCGCGCGGGGGAGAGCCTGCGGCTGCCCGCGACCCGGTAGCGGGTGCGGTAGAGCACGGTGGCGCACACCAGGGGGAGG
It includes:
- a CDS encoding DUF3488 and DUF4129 domain-containing transglutaminase family protein; translation: MSGRARLALFAWAATLMSACALLPLVDPATWILQAAVLLGIQTMVGAATRRIPLARPLTLAAQAFVTLMLLTLSFAREQAIAGLIPGPDAFRHFADLLRQGGDDIARYAIPAPLTSDGIRLMLVGGVLVIGLAVDTLAVTFRSAAPAGLPLLALYSVAAGLSEGAGDWVWFLIAATGYLLMLLAEGRDRLSQWGRVFGGAPRSPGVESASAVAPVRTGRRIGVVALGLALVVPLALPAMSGGLLEGTGAGVGSGTGSGGTISAVNPLVSLRDSLNVDEDRQVLSLKTSSNDLSDMYLRIVSLDDFDGTTWKPSKRHIVGVPDEFPTPTGLSPDIKRTEIATTVAAANWYAQDWLPMPYPPSGVNIKGNWRYEPVGMTLVGDHGQNTRGATYEVKSLDVQPTAEQLASAPKPPAALERDYTKLPDSLPSVVAKTAREVTTGATNPYEQAVALQDYFSITGGFEYDTQVQAGSGSEAIARFLKDKQGFCVHFSFAMAAMARTLGIPARVAVGFAPGTPQADQSVSVGLKDAHAWPELYFEGVGWTRFEPTPNRGSVPSYTVPDSSGSSLPDVARPSAGTSTSPSTAPSASESCSAQLKKLEACPSESAQAVAASGDDGPKWWMLLAWVFGGLAVVLLPLSPMLWRLRTRAVRLGAHGRTEADAARHTLTVWQELTDTAWDFGIPPDESLTPRKAAARIVALGHLDPTTAAAVHRVADAVEQVLYAPQPRPTAGLAGDVRRVHAALRATVGRGTKVRALVAPRSAVRVAWAASEWWTGLKTRATAARPNLRKPSGQQS
- a CDS encoding DUF58 domain-containing protein; amino-acid sequence: MTAGGTGHAEADRGDKGGVRTALAGLTTRGRSFLAAGIAAAICAYVLGQSDLLRVGLLLAVLPLVCATVLYRTRYRVAGSRRLSPARVPAGSEARVHLRMDNVSRLATGLLMLQDRVPYVLGPRPRFVLDRVEPGGRREVSYRVRSDLRGRYPLGPLQLRLTDPFGMCELTRSFSTYDTLTVIPRVEPLPPVRLSGEAKGYGDGRHRSLALAGEDDIIPRGYRYGDDLRRVHWRSTARYGELMVRREEQPQRARCTVLLDTRGVAFAGAGPDSAFEWAVSGAASALVHMLERGFSARLLTDTGTAVPGEGADGFAGASQESADAAGLMMDTLAVVDHSDGTGLSRAYDVLRGGNEGLLLAFLGDLDEEEAAVVAKMRRRSGGAVAFLLDSEDWVREPTDVSGPLEESGERLRMLREAGWTAVRVPRGASLSELWRQAERERTSTGAAGRTSDGGGWS